The proteins below are encoded in one region of Ricinus communis isolate WT05 ecotype wild-type chromosome 6, ASM1957865v1, whole genome shotgun sequence:
- the LOC8260238 gene encoding dirigent protein 18, producing MSMTMVNLPSIFATISFLFFMAIVNKSFSTPRTLGNPAPALAPAPTHNHHYHSHPKITFLMQNVLNVTRPSQKPATTEFSSLIPFPKPLGYFPPNGGIPLPQSNPTVPITGLPTHTFDFSDMGLPFPARATLPELEYGSVTEIDEHLFEGTTYGSSVVGKAQGIFVGSSEDGTSHMVAMTAHFGWGEFKDGVKFFGVYKKDVTESHIAVIGGVGKYDGANGYAVIKAAGDESRTKKLLSFNVYLS from the coding sequence ATGTCTATGACAATGGTCAATCTCCCTTCTATTTTTGCCACAAttagctttcttttcttcatggcCATTGTCAACAAATCCTTCTCAACACCAAGAACACTTGGCAATCCAGCTCCAGCTCTAGCTCCAGCTCCAACCCATAATCATCACTATCACAGCCACCCCAAAATTACATTCCTAATGCAAAATGTCCTAAATGTTACTCGCCCTTCACAAAAGCCTGCAACAACTGAGTTCAGCAGTCTAATACCATTTCCTAAACCTTTAGGCTATTTTCCTCCCAATGGAGGCATCCCCTTACCTCAATCCAATCCCACTGTTCCAATCACTGGACTACCGACACATACGTTTGATTTTTCGGACATGGGTCTACCGTTTCCGGCTAGGGCTACCCTACCAGAATTGGAATATGGAAGTGTGACAGAAATTGATGAACATTTATTTGAAGGAACAACATATGGCTCTTCAGTAGTTGGAAAAGCACAAGGGATTTTTGTTGGGAGCTCAGAAGATGGAACTAGCCATATGGTAGCAATGACAGCACATTTTGGATGGGGTGAGTTTAAGGATGGAGTGAAATTTTTTGGAGTGTACAAGAAAGATGTGACTGAGTCTCATATTGCAGTAATTGGTGGTGTTGGGAAATATGATGGTGCTAATGGCTATGCAGTAATAAAGGCTGCAGGGGACGAAAGCAGAACCAAGAAACTCCTATCGTTTAATGTTTATCTAAGTTAG
- the LOC8268599 gene encoding dirigent protein 24 produces MAKALKATLYLFLLAVTLSPCANSARILDDVEPENPFIVDPPATSTIPPPSAATTMPSGQFPAAATVAPISTVDTDADPPLPEAEVPATVATPDDDAAPIVPPATVAAPIPVPTTITTSPSGPSSTVATTATVANPTSTTAAPPLSFFMHDILGGSQPSVRVVTGIIARTDINGIPFSVPNNNFFPLQGGTPLPNLNNLNNLINPNTAPLITGLNPGQANTVLQNSANNNNVVNGNSQPFVTAGQLPAGSIQKLMFGSITVIDDELTEGHELGSAVLGKAQGFYLASSLDGTSHTMAFSIILHNGDAHHDAVGDTISFFGVHRTASPESQIAVIGGTGKYENAKGYATVETIPQVDQHTTDGVDTVMHFTVYLSE; encoded by the coding sequence ATGGCAAAAGCCCTTAAAGCCACCTTGTATCTTTTCTTATTAGCTGTCACTCTCTCGCCATGTGCCAACTCAGCAAGAATTCTTGATGATGTGGAACCAGAAAATCCATTCATTGTGGACCCACCTGCCACATCAACTATCCCTCCTCCTTCTGCTGCTACTACTATGCCAAGTGGCCAATTTCCTGCCGCTGCTACTGTCGCTCCCATTTCCACAGTGGACACAGACGCTGACCCACCTCTACCTGAGGCTGAAGTCCCTGCTACCGTGGCAACACCTGATGATGATGCGGCACCTATAGTTCCTCCTGCTACAGTGGCTGCTCCAATTCCTGTTCCTACCACTATCACCACATCTCCGAGTGGACCCTCCTCCACTGTGGCTACAACTGCCACCGTGGCGAATCCTACTAGCACCACCGCAGCCCCTCCATTGTCTTTCTTTATGCATGACATCTTAGGAGGATCTCAACCATCAGTCAGAGTAGTCACAGGAATCATTGCTCGGACCGACATAAACGGCATTCCATTTTCAGTACCCAACAACAACTTCTTCCCACTCCAAGGAGGAACTCCATTACCAAACCTTAACAACCTCAACAACCTCATAAACCCAAACACTGCTCCATTAATCACAGGTCTAAACCCAGGACAAGCCAACACTGTACTCCAAAACAGTGCCAACAACAACAATGTTGTCAATGGCAACAGTCAACCCTTTGTCACCGCTGGCCAGCTTCCAGCAGGGTCAATACAAAAACTAATGTTCGGGTCGATCACAGTCATAGATGATGAGTTAACAGAAGGACATGAGTTGGGGTCAGCTGTATTGGGCAAGGCACAAGGGTTCTACTTAGCTAGCTCATTGGATGGTACCAGCCATACCATGGcctttagtattatattacatAATGGAGATGCTCACCATGATGCTGTTGGAGATACTATTAGTTTCTTTGGAGTACACAGGACTGCATCACCGGAGTCACAGATTGCAGTGATTGGTGGTACCGGAAAGTATGAGAATGCAAAAGGGTATGCCACTGTTGAGACTATTCCTCAAGTGGATCAGCACACCACTGACGGTGTTGATACAGTAATGCATTTCACTGTTTACCTCTCCGAGTAA
- the LOC8260237 gene encoding dirigent protein 10: MESHKFLVYLLFLTLTIVSTISARMLDEDPEAPVVPPQPLPTPLAATQANPSVGAGTSGTTAANPDGHTLTFFMHDILGGSNPTARAVTGIVNNPAVSGQVPFAKPNGAVLPVSNGVPQNNNNNGLINNNNLPFLTGLSGTTPNVVVQNNGNNNNAMNFPVVSGDQLPSTPQQLMFGTMTVIDDELTEGHDLRSGFVGRAQGFYVASSVDGTSQIMAFTVMFQSSHYEDSLSFFGVHRTAVSESQLAIMGGTGKYVNAQGFAIVKTFPATNQHETDGIETLLEFTVYVTY; this comes from the coding sequence ATGGAAAGCCACAAATTTCTAGTTTATTTGCTGTTCCTCACCCTCACCATTGTTTCCACTATCTCTGCTCGGATGCTCGATGAGGATCCAGAGGCCCCAGTGGTGCCTCCACAACCGTTGCCTACACCATTAGCAGCCACTCAAGCTAATCCTAGTGTGGGTGCAGGCACTAGTGGCACCACAGCAGCCAATCCTGATGGCCATACTTTAACCTTCTTCATGCATGACATTCTTGGAGGGTCAAACCCCACGGCTAGAGCTGTTACTGGCATAGTCAACAACCCTGCGGTCAGTGGTCAAGTCCCCTTTGCTAAACCCAATGGTGCAGTCCTCCCAGTAAGCAATGGGGTGCCCcaaaacaacaacaataatggCCTTATTAACAACAACAACCTACCTTTCCTCACAGGCTTAAGTGGCACCACGCCAAATGTTGTAGTACAAAACAATGGCAACAACAACAATGCAATGAACTTCCCAGTTGTTAGTGGAGATCAACTTCCTTCCACCCCTCAACAGCTCATGTTCGGAACGATGACCGTGATCGATGATGAACTAACAGAAGGGCACGATTTAAGGTCAGGGTTTGTTGGCAGGGCACAAGGGTTCTATGTGGCTAGTTCTGTTGATGGTACAAGTCAAATTATGGCATTTACAGTTATGTTCCAGAGTAGTCATTATGAAGATAGTCTTAGCTTTTTCGGGGTTCATCGGACTGCTGTGTCTGAGTCTCAGCTTGCTATCATGGGTGGAACTGGAAAGTATGTTAATGCTCAAGGTTTTGCCATTGTTAAGACCTTCCCTGCTACTAATCAGCATGAGACTGATGGCATTGAGACTCTGCTTGAGTTTACTGTCTATGTCACATACTAA